Genomic window (Carassius carassius chromosome 36, fCarCar2.1, whole genome shotgun sequence):
gcctcctggcaaGACAACCTTAATTTTCCAATCTATGGTCGTCGAGACTTACCCGTTCGATCATGTGTGCTCCCGTCGGACGTCAGCGAGAGTCTCCTGGCCACATAACTTTACCTTTCCATTCGACAGTCAAATTTTGTCTAAACTCTCTCCGCTATCCTCACATCTTTTCCctccgcctggcgaggcttacccgttcgatgttctgagttgaTACCCCATCGGATGCAGCGAGAGCAATTACTCGGGCACTCCCGGTTGGGCTTTACAACCACggtgctcctcctcatcggccggtagggctcaccgttccaacgctgtGAGCTCCCGTTGAGCATCGGTTCGAGCCCTACTGACTGGGCGCCTCTAACCACATAGTCCAGTACCTGCAGCCGGTACGGCCTACCCTTCCAATGCTCAAGTCGCTCCTACTGGAGTACGTAGGCTCTTCCAGCCTGCCAACGAGATGAATtatcagaaaaataaaatcatccctcgccagtactcaatgctattttggggggcgaattatatgtaagtgtgaactcgtgaattactcacccttatattgttccaaacctgtcagaccattcatctttggaacccaaattaagatatttttgatgaaatccaagagctgtCTAACCCAGCATAAACAGAAATGTAACTGAAGTGTTCCCAGTAACAGATAAGTAAGTATtgaaaatagtccatgtgacatcagtggttaatctgtatttttacaaagctcggagaatactttttgtgcacaaagaaaacaaaaatgtcttTATTCAAAAATTCTTCTCCCTTCAGTTACCAATTCCACCATTACCGAGAGTACCATGACACAAatttgtgtcccgaagatgaatgaagttcttacgggtttggaacaacatgactgtgagtaattattgacagaattttaatttttgggtgaaataacccaTTAAGGACCTGTGCACAGTGACTGACCTGGCACAACGCACTACAGAGACCACTGTACAGGCAATCGACAAGGCTTTTGGTTGAATCTAATGGAGATCAAGGACGCTAACAAGGTCGCCTTCCTGGACTCCTCTGTTTCCCTGGGGACTGTTCGGCTATGCCATGGATGGATTTCCAAAGTGTTTCACTGCAGCAAAGAAGTCATCACAAGCCATGCATCACTTCCTACTAAAGCACTTCAGCTGGTCCAAGTCACCAGAAGGCTCCATCCTCTCAGCAGACTGAAAAACACTCTGTCTCCGGCCCAGCCTTAGCAAAGGTCTGAGCCTGGGTTCCAACAGTGCCCTCAAATGGCTTAACCCTTCCTGTTTCTTAAGTGCCAGGGGCACTGCCCCAGAGTGAAATTGGACTCTGAGCTGCAGAAGCCATCCTTATCCCAGTGCAGAGAGGAAGAGGCTGGACTGTCCTCAAAGAAGTCTCGCACCCGCTCTCCATCCCCCTGCTTAGGTCTGGGCGATGGAAGCTCTGCTCAAGCAGGGCCCCTCCTGCTTACACAGCACGCATCCAAGCAAGCTACTACTGTGATAGTAGAGCCACATACTCGAAAGAGCACTTCTCCTTTTCAAATTACCATGAATGCCAGTGTGCCATTTCATTGTGGTGACCTGCCACTCGAAAGACAGATTGACACCCGGCTCCAGGCTTTGAAAGCCATCCAGAGCATTTCATGCTGGGTCTTGCAGACCGTAGAACAAGGTTACTCACTCCAGCTCGCTTGCAGACCTTCTTTTTTCAGAGGTGTCATTTAAACTTTGATTCAGAACAATGACTCTCACGTTCTCTGGGCCAAAGTACAAAGTCTGCTTGCAAAATGGGCTGTACCTCTAGCGAACAGTGAGTTTTCTACAGCCACTACTTACAGGTTCAGGCCCATCCTCAATCTCAAACACCTAAACTGCACTCTAATGAAAAGCCTGTTCTGGATGTTGACTTTGAAACACATCCTTGCGCAGATATGTCCCAGAGACTGGTTTTTATTGGTGGATCTAAAAGAGGCTTAATTTCACATACAGATAGCCCCTCATCACAGACCTTtccatagaaaacattcaagggGATGCCTTATCAATATACAGTCCTGTCCTTTGCGTTGTCTCTGGCCTTGCACACTTTTACGAAATGCGTGGACATGGCTCTTTCCCCTCCGAGGCAGATGGTAATCTGCATAATAATTTACCGTGATGATGGTCTTGTGTTAGCCAGATCAGCCAAAGCAGGAACTTCATGCTCACAGGTCGCTGCTGCTTAGCCAAATGGAGCAACTAAACGTAGTCATTAAGTTCTTGAGGAGatggcaggttttttttattaatttagaggAAGTGTTGCAACACTTTTCTGACAGCACAGGCATTTTTCAGTATCTTGGAGAGCTCAGAAATATTTAGATGTCAGCTGGTTTTCTCTCGTTTATCTTTCATTTCCATTAACATAATTCTAATTAGTCAGTCCTCAAAAACATCCATTTGCTGTTACTTGGTCTAAAAAGCTAAAAGTGGCCTGCATTTTTACAGAACTAATCGCCCCTGACAAATTAGTCTGGTCTGGTTGATAAATGGCTTCTTTAAGCCTGGGATTTCTAGATTGGACCACATAGATATATTGTATAAGCTGCTTTATCGAGACAAATGTAGTGTGACAGATTGAACTGCATCCTGTGAGGTGAATGTACTTGAAGAtgacagtgatttaaaaaaatgtgtgatcACACTATTGTCACCATTTGACCGTTTGGCCCCAGTTATGTCTTTACCTTTGCAGAGGTTTAAAGAACCATCAGAGAGTTTGAAATTGGAAGTTGTTTTGCCTCTGTTTCATAATTGACACCCATTAGTGTTGATGTATGGCACAATTTTGAATTCATTTGTAATATGTGAGAACAACATAAATGTGTACTGTATCCTTCAATGAGACTTCATTCATCCAACTTGGCAAaatataaacagaaatatttctttTGACTTTTAAATATTGGACATCGAACAGTTGCGGTTACTAAATTTGaagttctgattctgattcttttttttttttttttttaataataataaaaaatataagaatGATCTTTGTTTGGCTGTGTTACAGTTTTTcgtacaaattaaacacttttttttcacacactAAACCTAGTCATTAAGTTCTTGAGGGGAGCTTGGAGATCGAATCCACCTCGTCCTCATACTGTGCAGACATGGGACTTAGTCACAGTCCTTAGGGCCTTCGGGGCCCTCCCTTCAAGTTGCTCCAGTTGGTCTACTTACGCCTCCTGTCACTTTCTAGCTCTAGCGTCAGTCAGTTGAGTGATTGACAGGCACTGTCAGTCAGTGCTTCTTGAGTTTGATTAGCTCATATAAAATCAAacaatgcaaattattattattgttatactttattctcaaattattaatgttaacgACATCAGCAAATTAGGCTCCCTTTGAACTGGTCGTCTTTAATATACAAATCTTGTGTAATCCCAGGCTATCTGTAATAGAAtcacatttaaaactggaatataattaaattttattcacGTGTTTCATAAATACATAGTCCATTCTCGATTACAATCCGCcatcaaaatgatacatttaattattctagctgctgtgagaaaaggctataaatgatctgccacctgcaggatcctcacatgcgATAACCTAGTAACCGGGACAACTTATTTATGTTTACAGACATGATGTAATGACGTGGCAGCAAGCTCACATTTCCAGCGAAAACCTACCCGTACTactcaaattagaaaaaaattattataagctAACCATTTTGAAATGGGCTATATTAAGGAGATAGTTTTGAACACTGACTGGTTATGTACTTcctaaaatattgattttggataataaaaacaaaaaaaaagttttatgaaatatttctcTCAACACTTATTTCGGATGGATTATGCAACTTCTTTCAACGTCATCTCTCTAAACACTATCATATTATTTGATAGCCTTGGATCCTAGTTCccaatttctaaaatatttaatttgtcttACGGCTTCTTAAAAATAGTGAAAAACAAATCTGCCAGTGATAGAACACAAATAGTTTTGCTGTTGAGTtgaatttatgatttatatatgtgtgtgtatgccttagattttgtctaaaattacGTACTGTATCTTAGAAAAACCTTTGTATCTGGTGCCATCCAGATCAGAACCACAATATCTGTAGAAACATTTCCATTAATATGATATTCACTCTAATAACCCCCAGATAACCCCCTCTGTTTTCTTAAAATCAGCTATACTAGTGTCACAAAAATAGTGTCCATGGTGCTGTGGTTTTAGCTGTTAATTGTAATTTTGATACAAGAtggcagtttttttattattaatttagcgGAAGTGTTGCAGCACTTTTTTTGACAGCACAGGCATTTTTCAGTATCTTTGAGATATCTGTAATATTTAGATGTCAGCTGGTTTTCTCTCATTTATCTTTCATTTCCATTCACATAATTCTAATTAGTCAGTCCTCAAAAACATCCATTTGCTGTTTCTTGGACTAAAAAGCTAAAAGTGGCCTGAATTTTTACAGAACTAATCGCCCCTGACAAATTAGTCTGGTCTGGTTGATAAATGGCTTATTTAAGCCTGGGATTTCTAGATTGGACCACATAGATATATTGTATAAGCTGCTTTATCGAGACAAATGTAGTGTGACAGATTGAACTGCATCCTGTGAGGTGAATGTACTTTAAGATGACAATGATTTGAAAAAATGTGTGATCACACTATTGTCACCATCTGACCGTTTAGCAATTTGAAGTTGTTTTGCCTTTGTATCATAATTGACACCTATGCAGTGTTGATGTATGGCACACTTTTGAATTCATTTATAATAAGTGAGAAAAACATAAATGTGTACTGTATCTTTCATGAGGGTATCATGCATACAACTTGGCAAaatataaacagaaatatttcttatGACTTTTAAACATTGGACATCGAACAGTTGCGGTtacaaaattttaatttctaaattTATTTTCACTAAATTTAAACAAAGATAAATTCACTAGAGAAGTTAGACTCACTTGATATTTAAAACTTATTTTCAGGTGGATTTTGAACAACTATCTTTGCAATGTACAAGGTTATGACCATTTGATCtagatttatgcatttggcaaatgctttattacaaagtgacttgcattgcatttCTTGTTTTTCCCTCATGACCTTGGCATGGTCTACAGTTTGAGCTACAAGTAAAGTGTCAAGCTTAAAGACTCCTAGAATAGCTAAAAGGGCACAGTAATGaactttgtgtcttttttttttccacacacaGGTGACCATCCTAATCATACTGGCCTTGGCCTTTCTGGCCTGCATAGTGTTTCTGGTGGTGTACAAAGCGTTTACCTATGACCACACCTGCCCTGATGGCTTTGTGTATAAGGTAAATAGATGAACACAAAATGTCTTAATTTCTTCATGTTCTTCATTTAATAAACTCATTATttcaaaactatttaaacagTGTATAAAATTAAATTCTCTCTGTAATGGTTGATtaatttgactaaactattaatGTCTGAAAATAAGAATAATCCTGCTGTCAGATGTTATGTATAAATGCAGTTACGTAGagaaatactgtaaatatatactgcTGTAAAATTTATAGTTATTAAAAATTATAGTTATGCtcactttatttttatacaaaatttCATAATAGTAAAGGCCAAAAAAATCAGAATTAAAAGACCACTTTGTACACTTTTGTAACTACAAGGGCACTTTGTGATAGtcaaattacaatttttaatttaaagttcattttaaatcatgtttcaGTGTTATTCTTGTTTATGATTtaactaaagtgttactgaatgTTACActtaaagttatatatttttttaattaattgcatCTTCATCATTACAgatgtgtaattataaatgtatataaaatcatgacatacaattttaaatggaaataagtatattttagtttaatgtAATTGTAACACATATTAACACTATTTCAAACACATATGAAGTTATTATGAAAACACATATAAAGACACTTAATATACTTTCTTAAATGATTAGTACATTAATCTATGATGACAGAATAATAGCAATTTGCTTGATGCACATTTGTCCCATTGAAGCGTTTAAatgatattcttaaaaaaaaaaataataatgttctaATGCTTACGATAAATTTGGAGTCAAAATTCATAGCTCTAATGTtgcatatttctatttttttctaaCAGCACAAGCGCTGCATTCCTGCCTCACTGGAGGCCTACTACACCGCCCAGGATGCCAACAGCCGCGGCCGCTTTTACACCGTCATCAGCCACTACAGCATGGCCAAGCAGACCACCTCCCGCTCTGTTTCTCCATGGCTTCCTGCTGGAGGTGCCCAACATGATGTCAAGCCTCCCAACACAGATAGCCAATGAGATTTTCCATGCTGCTTTTTAAAGATTTGTCATCATCCTTCatcatgcaattccctaatcccCCAATATTTCCAACGGCTCATTTGTTtcgttcatgtccagtgtttaaTTTTTTAGCTGCGTAGTTCTGCgtaatcttaatttaattttttttattattatttattattaattatttttgtggtacctttttttttaaatttaatactcACCAATTGTTTGTACAAAGGCATGACTCTGCTATCTTGTCAAGAGGTTTCCCCACAATGTCTGTGAGTGTCAATGACCCATTATGGAAACAGAATATCCCTACGCCCCTTATGTAGTTAGGTAACAACAATCTTAAAAGGCATGATAAAACAGAGAGTTTTGTGCTTTTACTTCTGAAACAGCAGAAAATATACATACATGCTCtcacattagaataaaaaaacAGACACCCTACTTGTTAGACTCATTTTTATGTACCACCTGTTACAACATATTATTGAAATATTGATATAGGCcaaaaataaaatggcaaaagaaCATATTGTAAATGTACAGAATGTTATGGTTCCTACTTTGAACCTCGATGTAAATAACTCATGAGAGCAATTACCCATGGTGTGTATGTTCGTCAGACACATTGTAATATTCTCACGGTTTCTCAATGGATGGAGGTGTTCAGAGCTTTGCGACTTGCTTTAGCTGGCGTCTATGCTTGCATTTAACCAGAGGCGAAACCTTGGACTCTTGAGATGATTTGGTGAAATGTCTCATCTGAATTCCTGCCAAAGCTTGATTTTCTGCTATGTTTGGTCACTAGTCTGctctttttccatttttatattcgttgtcagaaaaaaaaatagatttttgaaaTCTTGTGCTGTTGTTAGATGTAGCAAAGCCTTGAGTATTTTTGATTGTGTATTCTTTAGGttcaaaataataaagatgtgtaaagattataaagataataaaaatacaatgtgtTCAATTGTTGTCTTTTGGCTCCTGTCGTATCTTTTGGTTCTTGTGGAGTAGTGGATTAATAGTGGACTGTGTGTAATAAAATCATCTTCAGATGAATTGGAAAATCTCAAAAACACATCTTATAGGAAAGGAAAATCACAAATGACATCTAGTCAATATCTCATAGTCAATTTTCAGTCAATTTTTCTCTGTTTTCCTtgattaatgaaattaaatggaaaacaaaCGGGCATTCCAAATTTTTGGTTTTTGAGTGTTTTGAAACACTGGTGTctgtttgtatatgatatgacaagtttttcaaaagaaattgaacaatgaagtgactcagagcagttctagagattatgttCATGTACTCATTTATACTGAGGCTGAAAACACCGCAAGCGATACACATGCACGCTTCAGTATGTTTATGAAACCATGAGTCTGTACCATTACTTCCACGAGGGGTGGAATGGGAAAAGATTtcaggctgggaaatctcacactcatccaGACCATCCCATACACCCAAACTAATTCTAAAACATGGACAATCCTATTTTTTGTATGACCATCAAATGAAAAATCCTTAAACTATTGACATGCAGAACAATTAAAagatctctcctgaactgcaccttcactcccatttacattttcagtgtttttgccCTGATATCTCTTTGTCTCTCACCAGGGCCGTCCTTAGGGGGTTGCAACTGGTGTGGTCACTTGGCGAATGGACcgttttatttaattgcattaaatgaACATGAAGTAAATAAAATCAGTAAGAccagatcattaaaaaaataccatatttACTGATAAAGTTAACAAATAAAacagatgaaagaaagaaagaaagaatgatataAGTTGTCATAATGACTTTTTTGTCATAATGAATTTTGTGAATTAATGAACTGATACCTGAATAATGTATTAACCATAATCACAACACAGCAATAGtgaaaaaatacaacatttagcTAAATTAAACAATGTCCGATGACTTGGTGAATCTGTCAGGACTCGTTCCATTGACTCAAAATGATAACAGTTTCTCTCTCCTGGGTGGATTAGAGTCTCATATGAGTGAAGCACAGCAGTCACACATTAGACTGACAGCTGGTTTATTTCTGCTTGGCTAATTAGCAACCCTGTTCATCTCGTCTGTTCACAGCTCTCCTTCACCTTACATTCTCTCGTGCTGAGAAGACTGAGCCGCATCCTGAATGTCAAGATACAGATCGAAAAACAACTGCCATGGATGCACtgatgcactgaaaaaaatgatgtttatttgtttatttgttactaGACAAAAGCAATATTAAAATGAGTGAATTAATACTTTTGCTGAAAGTCAACACAACAGCATTTAAAAGAAATTGAATTCCTTAGTGAAATACAGTTCTGGGTCAAACATAATATTCACtggtaaaaaaattattaattaataaaaaatgcaggGTGGCTCATGGTTTGTGccatcataattttttattattataattttttttaataacgtgCACTGGTGAAGTGTAGAGTAGCTTAAAAAACAAGCTTGAATTTTTATTTCAAGTCCCCTAAGGAGTTTTCAGAGAAACATTACAGATGAAATTGTACTCAATTAAGTCTGGTGAGTTATGAAAGAGCAACATATGAGCAATAACATTTTCTGGCATTAATTCAAAAGCCTATATTAAACTGCACTGTACTTGACAAGAACCAGATCTGTGAGAATGATGTTCAAAAGATCCTTTGAACTTCTTTTATCATTGATCGGATATGACACTTAAGGACATTTGCAAATCCTTCTGAGGTTTTAGATTTAAGAGGATTTTCTCAAAGTATAAGGTAGATCTACCCATCTCTGTGCTGGTGGAAAAATTAAGTCAAAG
Coding sequences:
- the nsg2 gene encoding neuronal vesicle trafficking-associated protein 2, with translation MVKLGSNLQEKGAKAVSVEDGFQNVPLITPLDVTNLQYQAPDKVVVKTRTEYQTEQKNKAKLKVPKVEEFTISVTDGVSERLKVTILIILALAFLACIVFLVVYKAFTYDHTCPDGFVYKHKRCIPASLEAYYTAQDANSRGRFYTVISHYSMAKQTTSRSVSPWLPAGGAQHDVKPPNTDSQ